A window of Drosophila subobscura isolate 14011-0131.10 chromosome E, UCBerk_Dsub_1.0, whole genome shotgun sequence contains these coding sequences:
- the LOC117890701 gene encoding dynamin-like 120 kDa protein, mitochondrial isoform X4, producing MLRIYQNSYRRTAKKAVVYSTKVACCNHSTLCNITSHPRRPPHDQHSSGSGNGRQRQHEEFLLAGNPARGWSIPPPSRGYGMLVVRILRGALKLRYLVLGGAIGGGVSLSKKYEDWKDGLPDMNWLKDAMPQGERWSQFSKNLLEVGAVVKNAIDIAKEDLTSKTTVAALGITTDESRKKFEKMQNQVETLQTEIMNVQIKYQKELEKMEKENRDLRTQYILLKTNKKSSAKKIKKSLIDMYSEVLDELSGYDTGYTMADHLPRVVVVGDQSSGKTSVLESIAKARIFPRGSGEMMTRAPVKVTLAEGPYHVAQFRDSEREYDLTKEADLADLRREVEFRMRASVRGGKTVSNEVISMTVKGPGLQRMVLVDLPGIISTMTVDMASDTKDSIHQMTKHYMSNPNAIILCIQDGSVDAERSNVTDLVMQCDPLGRRTIFVLTKVDLAEELADPERIRKILSGKLFPMKALGYYAVVTGRGRKDDSIEAIRQYEEDFFKNSKLFHRRGVIMPHQVTSRNLSMAVSDRFWKMVRETIEQQADAFKATRFNLETEWKNNFPRLRESGRDELFDKAKGEILDEVVTLSQISAKKWDDTLTTKLWEKLSNYVFENVYLPAAQSDSFNTMVDIKLRQWAEQALPAKSVEAGWEALQQEFISLMDHSKKSQDHDGIFDQLKSAVVDEAIRRHSWEDKAIDMLRVIQLNTLEDRFVHDKAEWDQAVKFLETSVTAKLTQTEETLSQMFGPGQMKRLTHWQYLTQDQQKRRSVKNELDKILKNDSKHLPTLSYDELTTVRKNVQRENVDVDTDYIRQTWFPVYRKHFLHQALQRAKDCRKAYYLYTQQGAECEIACSDVVLFWRIQQVIKITGNALRQQVINREARRLDKEIKAVLDEFSEDDDKKAHLLTGKRVLLAEELIKVRQIQEKLEEFINSLNQEK from the exons ATGTTGCGCATCTATCAGAACTCTTACCG GCGTACCGCAAAAAAGGCTGTTGTCTACTCCACGAAGGTTGCCTGCTGCAATCATTCCACGCTATGCAACATCACCAGCCACCCACGTCGTCCGCCCCACGATCAGCATAGCAGTGGAAGCGGCAACGGGCGCCAGCGTCAGCATGAAGAATTCCTATTAGCCGGCAATCCAGCGAGGGGCTGGTCGATTCCGCCTCCGTCTCGCGGCTACGGCATGCTGGTGGTGCGCATTCTAAGAGGAGCCCTCAAGCTGCGCTACCTCGTGCTGGGCGGTGCCATTGGCGGAGGCGTGTCCCTGAGCAAG AAATACGAGGACTGGAAGGATGGCCTGCCCGACATGAATTGGCTGAAAGACGCCATGCCACAGGGCGAGCGTTGGAGCCAGTTCTCGAAGAATCTCCTCGAGGTCGGTGCTGTGGTGAAGAACGCCATCGATATTG CCAAAGAGGATCTAACATCCAAGACAACTGTCGCCGCACTGGGCATCACCACAGACGAGAGTCGCAAGAAGTTTG AAAAGATGCAGAACCAGGTGGAAACGCTGCAGACAGAGATCATGAATGTGCAAATCAAATACCAAAAGGAGCTTGAGAAAATGGAGAAGGAGAACCGAGATCTGCGCACCCAATACATACTGCTCAAGACCAACAAGAAGTCCTCAGCGAAGAAGATTAAGAAGTCCCTCATCGACATGTACTCGGAGGTATTGGATGAGCTGAGCGGCTACGACACGGGCTACACCATGGCGGATCATCTGCCGCGTGTCGTTGTGGTCGGAGATCAGAGCAGCGGCAAGACCTCAGTGCTGGAATCAATAGCCAAGGCGCGCATCTTTCCTCGCGGCAGTGGTGAGATGATGACTCGTGCCCCGGTCAAAGTAACACTCGCCGAGGGACCCTACCATGTGGCCCAGTTTCGCGACTCGGAGCGGGAATACGATCTGACCAAGGAGGCCGATTTGGCTGATCTGCGCCGTGAGGTGGAGTTCCGCATGCGTGCCTCTGTGCGCGGTGGCAAGACGGTGAGCAATGAGGTCATATCCATGACAGTCAAGGGTCCTGGACTGCAGCGCATGGTACTGGTGGATCTGCCAGGCATCATTTCG ACTATGACGGTGGACATGGCCTCGGACACAAAGGATTCTATTCACCAAATGACAAAGCATTACATGAGCAATCCCAATGCCATTATCCTGTGCATTCAGGATGGATCTGTGGATGCGGAGCGCAGCAATGTCACGGATTTGGTCATGCAGTGCGATCCCCTGGGTCGTCGAACCATTTTTGTGCTCACCAAAGTAGACTTGGCCGAGGAGCTGGCTGATCCGGAAAGAATTAGAAAGATACTCTCTGGCAAGCTCTTCCCCATGAAGGCTCTTGGCTACTATGCTGTGGTGACGGGCCGCGGTCGCAAGGATGATAGCATAGAGGCCATTCGTCAGTACGAGGAGGACTTCTTCAAGAACTCCAAGCTCTTCCA TCGTCGCGGCGTCATAATGCCCCACCAGGTGACCAGCCGAAATCTGAGCATGGCCGTCTCGGATCGTTTCTGGAAAATGGTGCGGGAAACCATTGAGCAGCAGGCGGATGCATTTAAGGCAACCAGATTCAATCTGGAAACGGAATGGAAAAACAACTTCCCCAG atTGCGCGAATCTGGACGCGATGAGCTGTTCGACAAGGCCAAAGGGGAAATACTGGACGAGGTGGTGACGCTCTCGCAAATCTCAGCCAAGAAATGGGACGACACACTCACCACTAAGCTGTGGGAGAAGCTCTCGAATTATGTGTTTGAGAACGTTTACCTGCCCGCTGCTCAGTCAG ATTCCTTCAACACGATGGTGGACATCAAGCTGCGACAGTGGGCCGAGCAGGCGCTGCCAGCCAAATCCGTGGAGGCCGGCTGGGAGGCACTGCAGCAGGAGTTCATATCGCTGATGGATCACTCCAAGAAGTCCCAGGATCACGATGGCATTTTCGATCAGCTGAAGAGCGCGGTGGTGGACGAGGCCATTCGGCGGCACAGCTGGGAGGACAAGGCCATCGATATGTTGCGTGTGATACAGCTGAACACGCTGGAGGATCGCTTTGTGCACGACAAGGCGGAGTGGGATCAGGCGGTGAAGTTCCTGGAGACCTCCGTCACCGCCAAGCTAACGCAAACGGAGGAGACGCTGTCGCAGATGTTCGGCCCTGGCCAAATGAAGCGCCTCACCCACTGGCAGTACCTCACGCAGGATCAGCAAAAGAGGCGCAGCGTCAAAAACGAACTGGACAAGATACTCAAAAATGATTCG AAACATTTGCCCACTTTGAGCTACGACGAGCTGACGACGGTGCGCAAGAATGTGCAGCGGGAGAACGTCGATGTGGATACAGACTACATTCGGCAGACATGGTTCCCGGTGTACAGGAA ACACTTCCTGCATCAGGCACTGCAGCGAGCCAAGGATTGCCGCAAGGCGTACTACCTGTACACGCAGCAGGGTGCCGAGTGTGAG ATCGCCTGCAGTGATGTTGTGCTCTTCTGGCGCATACAGCAGGTCATCAAGATAACGGGCAATGCGCTGCGTCAGCAGGTGATTAACCGCGAGGCGAGGCGACTGGACAAGGAGATCAAGGCGGTGCTGGATGAGTTCAGCGAGGATGACGACAAGAAGGCACATCTGCTGACCGGCAAGCGCGTGCTGCTCGCCGAGGAATTGA TCAAAGTGCGGCAGATCCAGGAGAAGCTAGAGGAGTTCATCAATTCGCTGAATCAGGAGAAGTAG